A genomic region of Zalophus californianus isolate mZalCal1 chromosome 1, mZalCal1.pri.v2, whole genome shotgun sequence contains the following coding sequences:
- the CMSS1 gene encoding protein CMSS1 isoform X2, with protein MMQQETVPVPALSKKTEQPKECFLIQPKETKEDATKTRRRKKKKITDVLAKSEPKPGTPEDLQKLMKDYYSGSRSVIELEELNLPDSCFLKANDLTHSLSSYLKEICPKWVKLRKNHNEKKSVLMLMICSSAIRALELIRSVTAFRGDSKVIKLFAKHIKVQEQVKLLEKRVVHLGVGTPGRIKELIKQGGLNLNPLKFLVFDWNWRDQKLRRMMDIPEIRKEVFELLEMGVLSLCKSESLKLGLF; from the exons CCTAAAGAATGTTTCTTGATAcaaccaaaggaaacaaaagaagatgCCACCAAgacaaggaggagaaaaaag AAGAAAATTACTGATGTTCTTGCAAAATCAGAGCCAAAACCAGGGACCCCTGAGGACCTACAGAAGTTGATGAAGGACTATTACAGTGGCAGTCGCTCAGTGATTGAATTAGAAGAACTAAACCTACCAG ACTCCTGTTTCCTCAAGGCCAATGATTTGACTCATAGTCTTTCATCATACCTAAAAGAAA TCTGCCCTAAGTGGGTAAAACTTCGGAAGAACCATAATGAGAAGAAATCGGTCCTGATGCTGATGATCTGTAGCTCTGCTATCCGGGCCTTGGAGCTCATTAG GTCAGTGACAGCATTCAGAGGAGACAGCaaagttataaaattatttgcaaaacacataaaG GTCCAGGAGCAGGTAAAGTTGCTGGAGAAGCGTGTTGTGCACTTGGGTGTAGGAACACCAGGGAGAATTAAAGAACTCATTAAACAAG GTGGCCTTAATTTGAACCCCTTAAAGTTTCTGGTTTTTGACTGGAACTGGAGAGATCAGAAGTTGAGAAGGATGATGGACATTCCCGAG ataAGAAAGGAGGTTTTTGAACTTCTGGAAATGGGAGTCCTCAGTCTATGCAAGTCTGAATCTTTGAAGCTGGGCCTTTTCTAA